One Drechmeria coniospora strain ARSEF 6962 chromosome 01, whole genome shotgun sequence genomic region harbors:
- a CDS encoding glycosyl hydrolase, family 18, with protein MEPTLHPPSNDHDVGYLWSYEYIPFYWYKLPFATLPFFSSGQFLPFLLFISYTQSLYSRPGFSYIGQTLLHATAPMPKSLCYLASLLLLAAGISPAAASPDDINPSLEDWRAANERAKALRTCPLSCQDNGGSDIGSELPWSLFSDMSSVAKCNETMLLSVNIQTSGAEDEQLPIAGIRACKADYGTKSAQKRAEESETPAICPTPNNDIVEVSVMVGKPAGHVTGSGASPASPDDILSAGRQVQSYLGTKAPSCTENVLTFGYARSAAVGLFAGAEVYQHGVHAGILSRFLDDVERGRLSSEAKIVQICAENGRGADYAIGIVAAPAKDFTLVQEAVRTWAEGGCVKGDVENYMTVRLRVPSQAKGSNTTESVTSYQNSTEMTHAWSRSRLVARGTCRSIAAGKGEGCWALAKRCGISQPDLTKYNPSKNFCNKIDLGQRICCSAGTLPDLIPPSSSDGTCRTIRVVHKDLCKSLAAKCGLPEAEFIKLNSKDEKFCNKLKIGQPVCCTRGKLPDITPKPGKDGSCAVYTVKKEDGCDAIATAHGLTVEKIEEYNKKTWGWNGCDPKLLYVDTKICISKGTPPFPQPVRNAVCGPQVAGTKKPSSGSSDDWVKLNPCPLSVCCNIWGQCGTTDDFCRVSKSKTGAPGTSEPGKNGCISNCGREIVKGSPVTKPMRVAYFEAWNVNRKCLRMDVDQIDTNKYTHIHFSFADITPSYGIDVSSSQNQFRRFKEMSGVKKIISFGGWDFSTKPGTFRILREAVKGPNRATFVRNIVSFLKEHNLDGVDIDWEYPGAPDIPDIPAGEPDAGKDYYETLSSLKAAVGNGKSVSLAAPASYWYLKAFPIKEMAAKLDYIIYMTYDLHGQWDYGNKWTSPGCPTGNCLRSHVNLTETMDALSMITKAGMPANKVVVGVSSYGRSFKMAQAGCTGPDCLFTGSARVSNAAKGRCTDTGGYISNAEIQEIIRQGRATKQWLDGSGSNILVYDKTEWVSYMDAATKKFREDVFAAYNFAGTSDWAVDLQEFVDSDGDDDYDPNYVASVDRNAFPPCDAKSSSTEATTTDSGFMRNTPSSRYPRRSTPSWATGMLGTSSSARRRGTAPAARAATFPLACWTATSRKTARTAPARKRRRVPPSSKTGRTKEWIKFGDIDVQVSNGCQFAGEGVRDCQKKQDDWFWNYPLAADDIKLLNPKDVIVKSYENSKDLLTRLKVIRAIGSLDPLLNMADVADASSLPALTMASAVDSMEKVIKAADDIKKKEREEMISHFIGGILFFIPFVGEVVGPSMAAVRTALAMIEVAGEAGLLAYSIVQDPKHAYMAVFSTLAGAGLSRGSWSKAAAERRSLRDEDVMKLGSIRADLGKINDIRGGFCRL; from the exons ATGGAGCCAACTTTACATCCGCCGTCTAATGACCATGACGTCGGTTACCTTTGGAGTTATGAATATATTCCTTTCTACTGGTATAAACTTCCATTCGCCACTCTTCCGTTCTTTTCATCAGGACAATTTTTACCTTTCCTTCTCTTCATCTCTTACACGCAGTCATTATATTCTCGTCCTGGATTTTCCTATATCGGTCAAACTCTGTTGCACGCCACTGCTCCGATGCCGAAATCTCTGTGTTACCTGGCCTCTCTTCTCTTGCTGGCAGCAGGAATCTcacctgctgctgcctcTCCGGATGACATAAATCCAAGTCTAGAGGATTGGCGCGCAGCAAATGAGCGAGCCAAAGCTCTACGGACATGTCCCTTGTCCTGTCAAGACAATGGCGGCTCAGACATCGGGTCCGAACTACCATGGTCCTTATTCTCAGACATGTCCAGCGTCGCGAAATGCAATGAGACCATGCTGCTGAGCGTCAACATCCAAACTTCTGGCGCCGAAGACGAGCAGCTACCCATCGCCGGAATCAGGGCATGCAAGGCAGACTACGGGACCAAGTCGGCGCAGAAACGCGCTGAAGAAAGCGAGACCCCTGCGATCTGCCCGACACCCAATAATGATATAGTCGAGGTTTCAGTCATGGTTGGAAAGCCCGCTGGCCACGTTACCGGCAGTGGTGCCAGCCCAGCTTCGCCGGACGACATTCTCTCTGCGGGACGCCAGGTTCAGAGTTATCTTGGCACCAAGGCACCCTCTTGCACGGAGAATGTTCTGACATTTGGTTACGCCCGGTCTGCGGCGGTCGGCCTCTTTGCCGGCGCAGAAGTGTACCAGCACGGAGTCCACGCCGGCATCTTGAGCCGCTTCCTAGACGACGTGGAAAGAGGAAGGCTCTCCTCCGAAGCCAAGATTGTTCAGATCTGTGCCGAAAATGGTCGTGGAGCTGATTACGCGATCGGAATCGTTGCAGCTCCTGCCAAAGACTTCACTCTAGTCCAGGAGGCAGTGCGAACCTGGGCCGAAGGAGGATGTGTGAAGGGAGATGTTGAGAACTACATGACGGTCCGCTTGCGAGTTCCCAGTCAGGCTAAAGGCTCCAACACCACAGAATCGGTCACCTCTTACCAAAACTCGACTGAAATGACTCACGCCTGGTCTAGGTCAAGGCTCGTTGCAAGAGGCACTTGCCGGTCCATTGCGGCAGGCAAAGGCGAAGGTTGCTGGGCCCTTGCCAAGCGATGTGGCATCAGTCAGCCAGACTTGACAAAGTACAACCCGAGCAAAAACTTTTGCAACAAAATCGATCTCGGCCAGAGAATATGCTGCTCGGCTGGCACGCTGCCCGACCTCATCCCTCCCAGCAGCTCCGACGGTACTTGCAGGACCATCAGAGTCGTCCACAAGGACCTCTGCAAGTCTCTGGCAGCAAAGTGCGGGCTCCCGGAGGCAGAGTTCATCAAACTGAACAGCAAGGACGAAAAGTTCTGCAATAAGTTGAAGATTGGCCAGCCGGTTTGCTGCACTCGTGGCAAGCTACCCGACATCACCCCCAAGCCCGGCAAGGACGGGTCCTGCGCTGTCTACACCGTCAAGAAGGAGGATGGCTGCGATGCCATTGCTACCGCTCACGGACTTACCGTGGAAAAGATTGAAGAGTACAACAAGAAGACCTGGGGCTGGAACGGATGCGATCCAAAGTTGCTCTACGTGGACACCAAGATTTGTATCAGCAAGGGAACGCCTCCCTTTCCCCAGCCCGTACGCAATGCCGTGTGCGGTCCGCAGGTGGCTGGAACCAAGAAACCGTCGTCCGGAAGCAGTGATGACTGGGTCAAGCTGAATCCCTGCCCTCTGAGCGTTTGCTGCAACATTTGGGGACAGTGCGGCACGACGGATGATTTCTGCCGCGTCTCCAAATCAAAAACTGGTGCACCAGGCACATCGGAGCCCGGCAAGAACGGAT GCATCTCCAACTGTGGGAGGGAGATTGTCAAGGGCTCGCCGGTGACAAAACCGATGCGAGTTGCCTACTTTGAGGCCTGGAACGTTAACCGCAAGTGCCTACGCATGGATGTCGACCAGATCGACACAAACAAGTATACGCACATTCACTTCTCCTTTGCCGACATCACCCCCAGCTATGGCATTGACGTCAGCAGCTCCCAGAATCAGTTTAGACGCTTCAAGGAAATGAGCGGCGTCAAGAAGATCATTTCCTTTGGCGGATGGGACTTTAGCACCAAACCGGGCACGTTTAGGATCCTTCGCGAAGCGGTCAAAGGTCCGAACAGAGCCACGTTTGTGCGAAACATCGTTTCCTTCCTCAAGGAGCACAATTTGGATGGTGTCGACATTGATTGGGAGTATCCCGGT GCCCCCGACATTCCCGATATCCCTGCCGGAGAGCCTGATGCTGGCAAGGACTACTATGAAACTCTGAGCAGCCTCAAGGCGGCtgtcggcaacggcaagTCCGTGTCActcgcggcgccggcgtcgtacTGGTATCTCAAGGCCTTTCCTATCAAGGAGATGGCAGCCAAGCTCGACTACATCATATACATGACCTATGACCTCCATGGCCAGTGGGACTATGGAAACAAGTGGACTTCCCCTGGCTGCCCAACAGGAAATTGTCTCCGCTCCCACGTTAACCTCACCGAGACAATGGACGCCTTGTCGATGATAACGAAAGCGGGCATGCCTGCCAacaaagtcgtcgtcggcgtcagcaGCTACGGGCGATCTTTCAAAATGGCACAGGCTGGATGCACGGGGCCGGATTGCCTGTTTACTGGGAGCGCACGCGTGTCCAACGCAGCCAAGGGTCGCTGCACGGACACGGGCGGTTACATCTCCAACGCGGAGATTCAGGAGATCATCAGGCAAGGCAGGGCGACCAAGCAGTGGCTAGATGGTTCCGGCTCCAACATTTTGGTTTACGACAAAACAGAGTGGGTTTCGTACATGGATGCCGCCACCAAGAAGTTTCGGGAGGATGTGTTCGCTGCGTACAATTTCGCCGGCACCTCTGACTGGGCAGTTGACCTGCAAGAGTTTGTCGA CtctgacggtgacgatgactACGACCCAAATTACGTCGCCAGCGTCGACCGGAACGCATTCCCGCCATGCGACGCCAA gtcctcgtcgacagAGGCTACGACGACAGATTCAGGATTTATGAGAAATACTCCATCCAGCAGATACCCTCGCAGATCAACGCCTTCATGGGCAACGGGCATGCTGGGGACTTCTTCAAGTGCGAGGAGACGAGGTACCgcacctgctgctcgagctgcaACTTTCCCACTTGCATGCTGGACTGCGACAAGTCGAAAGACTGCAAgaacggcgccggcacgcAAGAGACGACGTGTCCCACCGTCTTCAAAGACGGGCCGGACG AAGGAGTGGATCAAGTTTGGCGACATCGACGTGCAGGTGTCAAACGGGTGTCAGTTCGCCGGTGAAGGTGTCAGGGACTGCCAAAAGAAACAGGATGACTGGTTCTGGAACTATCCactggcggccgacgacatcaaGCTCCTCAACCCCAAGGACGTGATTGTCAAGTCGTACGAAAACTCCAAAGACCTGCTGACCCGCCTCAAGGTGATCAGAGccatcggcagcctcgacccCCTGCTCAACATGGCAGACGTGGCCGACGCATCGTCACTTCCGGCATTGACAATGGCATCCGCCGTGGACAGCATGGAGAAGGTCatcaaggccgccgacgacatcaagaagaaggagagggaggagatgATATCCCATTTCATCGGCGGCATTCTTTTCTTCATTCCATTCGTGGGGGAGGTGGTCGGTCCGAGCATGGCTGCTGTGCGAACCGCCTTGGCCATGATCGAGGTTGCCGGAGAGGCCGGGCTCCTGGCGTACAGCATTGTGCAGGATCCCAAACACGCCTACATGGCCGTGTTCAGCACGCTGGCGGGCGCGGGCCTAAGTCGCGGGTCGTGGTCGaaggccgcggccgagagaAGAAGTTTGAGGGATGAGGACGTCATGAAACTGGGGTCGATCAGAGCCGATTTGGGCAAGATTAATGATATCCGTGGTGGGTTTTGCAGACTTTGA